AGCGGAAATTAACGGACTGATTTATAAGTAAAAATATATTATATTAGTGTATCAAACAGCACCTTTAGATATTTATTGTAATCTTGACAGATTTGGGAGGAGAAAGCCTTGAAAGGGAATAGCAGAGAATCCCGTTTTGGAAAACGGGAAAAAGAAAAAAAACCAATATCATTTTAAATAGTCTTATTGCATTTGTTATCGTCCTAATTATTGTTGTATCAGCCAAAATATTCCTCGGCGGAAATAATGACCAGGCAGTTCCTGCTGATGAACAGACAGCATCTGAATCGAAACAAAATGAGAGCAGCCAGGAAGACCAGGACAATGACATAGAGCAGGATAAGAGTAAAGACAAAGAGAAAGCAGATAAAGAATCTGATAAAGAAGAAAAAGAGGCTGAAGAGAATGAAGCTGAAGATGAGTCTGAGGAAGATAAAGAACAAGTCGTAACAGAAGGCGGAAGCGGGCCTGATGTTGAAAAAACGATTGAAAATCCAGCATGGAAACCAGTCGGCACATCTCAGTCCGGAGAACATACTGCTGTCTACGATCAAAATCATGTGGATTGGCAGGAAATGCTCAGTGCCATTTCATATGCTACAGGTATCGAACAGGGCAATATGACTGTTTGGTTCCTTGGCAATAATGGGCCAAACAGCTCTGTTGGGACAATTTCCACAAAAGATCAAAGCGAAAAGTACCGAGTATATATTGACTGGGTTGACGGAGAAGGCTGGAAGCCATCCAAAGTGGAAGTTTTAAATGCAATAAATTAATTAGGTAATAAGGACGCCAGCGGCGTCCTTATTTTTTTGCCTTAAAGTGCACCACTGCCGAGTAATACGTTCTCCCATTCTCATCGAGATGCATTTGATGGGAAACGTGATGGACGGTTAAAAGAATTGCTTTATTATGCTCAATTTGTGCATTTATCTTCTTTTCAAGATCTTTTAAAGCAAGA
This window of the Cytobacillus pseudoceanisediminis genome carries:
- a CDS encoding YrrS family protein, whose translation is MENPAWKPVGTSQSGEHTAVYDQNHVDWQEMLSAISYATGIEQGNMTVWFLGNNGPNSSVGTISTKDQSEKYRVYIDWVDGEGWKPSKVEVLNAIN
- a CDS encoding YrzA family protein; translated protein: MNFQFDLIEDKVEFFEALALKDLEKKINAQIEHNKAILLTVHHVSHQMHLDENGRTYYSAVVHFKAKK